In one Carassius carassius chromosome 14, fCarCar2.1, whole genome shotgun sequence genomic region, the following are encoded:
- the chst3a gene encoding carbohydrate sulfotransferase 3a: MRNKYAIIIICIVALVIIEKENNIISRVSDKLTLIRTPQTEPPGPYNASSTLVVMDDNSSYPEDGIQAGRKHILLMATTRTGSSFVGEFFNQQGGNMFYLFEPLWHVERMLSIGSSGTNASTSVWVYRDVLQHLFLCNFSMLERFISPPPQDHVTPALFRRESSKALCEEQVCSPVAKDVFERYHCKTRRCGPLNLTLASEVCFGKQHRVIKTVRVRQLDTLRSLVEDPRLDMTLIQLVRDPRAILASRMVAFASKYQNWKSWAVNGDIPIEDEEVKRLEGNCNNIRISAELGLSQPKWLKNRYMLVRYEDIARYPMQKAAEMYNFTGIPMTTQARDWILKSTHASTEASGVYSTQKNSSEQVEKWRLSIPFKLAQVVQKVCGPTMKLFGYRFVDSEQTLLNRSFSLLEEKQFI, from the exons ATGAGGAACAAGTACGCAATCATCATTATCTGCATTGTGGCACTTGtcattattgaaaaagaaaacaacattatttCAAG gGTCTCAGACAAGCTGACACTAATACGGACCCCACAGACAGAGCCTCCAGGGCCCTACAATGCTTCCAGCACTCTGGTAGTAATGGACGACAACAGTTCCTATCCAGAGGACGGCATTCAGGCTGGCCGAAAGCACATCCTCTTGATGGCTACCACTCGCACAGGATCTTCCTTCGTGGGCGAGTTCTTCAACCAACAGGGTGGAAACATGTTTTACCTCTTTGAGCCACTCTGGCACGTGGAGAGGATGCTATCGATTGGCTCGAGTGGCACAAATGCAAGCACTTCTGTTTGGGTATACAGAGATGTCCTACAGCATCTCTTCTTGTGTAACTTCTCAATGTTGGAGCGCTTCATCAGCCCTCCTCCACAGGACCACGTCACCCCTGCTCTGTTCCGCAGAGAGTCCAGCAAGGCCCTGTGCGAGGAGCAAGTCTGCTCTCCGGTTGCAAAAGACGTTTTTGAGAGGTACCACTGCAAGACGAGACGATGCGGGCCGCTCAATCTGACCTTGGCTTCTGAGGTCTGCTTTGGAAAACAGCACAGAGTGATCAAAACAGTGAGGGTCCGACAGTTAGACACACTTCGTTCTCTAGTAGAGGACCCTCGGTTGGATATGACACTCATTCAGCTGGTAAGAGACCCTCGAGCCATACTGGCATCAAGGATGGTGGCCTTTGCCAGTAAGTACCAGAACTGGAAAAGCTGGGCAGTGAATGGAGACATTCCTATAGAGGATGAAGAGGTCAAACGTCTCGAAGGAAACTGTAACAATATCCGCATCTCTGCCGAGTTGGGCTTGAGTCAGCCGAAATGGCTGAAAAACCGTTATATGCTAGTACGTTATGAGGATATCGCCAGGTACCCCATGCAgaaagcagcagaaatgtacaatTTCACAGGGATTCCGATGACGACACAAGCACGGGATTGGATCCTCAAAAGCACGCATGCATCAACCGAGGCAAGTGGCGTGTATTCCACCCAAAAAAACTCTTCAGAACAGGTGGAGAAATGGCGGCTTAGTATACCGTTCAAACTGGCCCAAGTTGTACAGAAAGTTTGTGGGCCAACCATGAAACTTTTTGGGTATAGGTTTGTAGACAGTGAACAGACACTATTGAACAGATCTTTTAGTTTGCTTgaagaaaaacaatttatttag